One Pseudomonas tolaasii NCPPB 2192 genomic window carries:
- a CDS encoding NAD(P)H-dependent flavin oxidoreductase, giving the protein MSTWPDTRILDLLGIEVPIIQAPMAVGTTTDMVIAASKAGALGSLPAAALTLDQLRDALTTLREAGAKPLNVNFFCHQPPAPDAAREHRWKALLEPYYRELGADFDAPTPVSNRAPFNEDACKVIEEFRPEVVSFHFGLPEKALLDRVKATGAKVLSSATTVEEAIWLEQHGCDAIIAMGIEAGGHRGLFLTDDLNTQIGLMALVPQIVDAVSVPVIAAGGIGDARGIVAAFALGASAVQIGTAYLFTPEANVTASHHHALRNAQASETALTNLFTGRPARGIVNRVMRELGAINPAAPAFPTSGGALLPLKDKDEAGFSNLWSGQALRLGKDISSYDLTRQLAEQALAKLKPF; this is encoded by the coding sequence ATGAGCACCTGGCCAGACACCCGAATTCTCGACCTGCTGGGCATTGAAGTACCCATCATTCAGGCTCCGATGGCCGTGGGCACCACCACGGACATGGTGATCGCCGCCAGCAAGGCCGGTGCCCTCGGCTCACTGCCGGCGGCTGCGCTGACCCTCGACCAGTTGCGCGACGCCTTGACTACCCTGCGCGAGGCCGGCGCCAAGCCTCTTAACGTCAACTTCTTCTGCCATCAACCGCCCGCCCCGGACGCAGCACGCGAGCACCGCTGGAAAGCGTTGCTCGAACCTTATTACCGCGAACTCGGCGCCGACTTTGACGCGCCGACGCCGGTATCCAACCGCGCGCCTTTTAATGAAGACGCGTGCAAAGTGATTGAAGAGTTCCGCCCCGAAGTGGTGAGTTTTCACTTTGGCCTGCCGGAAAAAGCCCTGCTGGACCGGGTAAAGGCCACGGGCGCCAAAGTGCTGTCGTCGGCCACCACCGTGGAAGAAGCCATTTGGCTGGAACAACACGGCTGCGATGCAATCATCGCTATGGGCATCGAAGCGGGCGGCCACCGTGGGCTGTTCCTCACCGACGACCTCAATACCCAGATCGGTTTGATGGCGCTGGTGCCGCAAATCGTCGATGCCGTCAGCGTGCCGGTGATTGCCGCCGGAGGCATTGGCGACGCGCGTGGTATTGTGGCGGCCTTCGCGCTGGGCGCCTCGGCCGTGCAGATCGGCACCGCGTATCTGTTTACACCCGAAGCCAACGTCACCGCTTCCCATCACCATGCACTGCGCAACGCCCAGGCCAGCGAAACTGCGCTGACCAACCTGTTCACGGGCCGCCCGGCACGGGGCATCGTCAACCGGGTGATGCGTGAACTGGGCGCGATCAACCCCGCCGCACCGGCATTTCCGACCTCGGGCGGCGCGCTGCTGCCGCTCAAGGACAAGGATGAGGCGGGGTTCAGCAACC
- the alkB gene encoding DNA oxidative demethylase AlkB — MQGPTADLFADAALQQPEGREQIGEESYVLRAFALPWIDRLLPELRRILAQSPFRQMVTPGGFTMSAALSSCGALGWTTDSTGYRYSALDPRSQRPWPAMPDTLRQLAILAAAEAGFPAFSPDACLINRYVPGAKMSLHQDKNERCYSAPVVSVSLGLPAIFLFGGHERSDKTRKISLFHGDIVVWGGVDRLRFHGVLPIKDGVHSVMGPQRINLTFRTAG, encoded by the coding sequence ATGCAGGGCCCGACTGCCGATCTTTTCGCGGATGCTGCCTTGCAGCAGCCCGAGGGGCGCGAACAGATTGGCGAAGAATCCTACGTGCTACGCGCTTTTGCCCTCCCCTGGATTGACCGTCTGTTACCCGAGCTGCGGCGAATTTTGGCCCAATCACCTTTTCGGCAGATGGTCACGCCCGGCGGTTTCACCATGTCAGCAGCGCTGAGCAGTTGCGGTGCGCTGGGCTGGACCACGGACAGCACGGGTTACCGTTACAGCGCCCTTGATCCGCGCAGCCAGCGACCCTGGCCGGCCATGCCGGATACCCTGCGCCAGCTTGCGATTCTCGCCGCTGCAGAGGCCGGGTTCCCCGCCTTCTCTCCGGATGCCTGTCTGATCAACCGCTACGTGCCCGGCGCAAAGATGTCGTTGCATCAGGACAAAAATGAGCGTTGCTACAGTGCTCCTGTGGTTTCCGTATCTTTGGGGTTGCCTGCAATTTTTCTATTCGGTGGCCATGAGCGCAGTGACAAGACCCGCAAGATTTCACTGTTTCACGGCGACATCGTCGTCTGGGGCGGCGTTGATCGCTTGCGCTTTCACGGGGTACTGCCTATCAAGGACGGCGTGCACTCGGTCATGGGGCCTCAACGCATCAACCTGACGTTTCGCACTGCCGGTTAA
- a CDS encoding DUF1883 domain-containing protein, with protein MKFIHQREHLNEGDIVVIECSQTCNIRLMSDANFRSFKNGGRHTYHGGAFDKFPAKITAPSTGFWNITLDVVTRRAISVTRKPALSHKIRIVRRTSSKLS; from the coding sequence ATGAAATTCATCCACCAGCGCGAGCACCTCAACGAGGGCGACATCGTTGTTATCGAGTGCTCGCAGACCTGCAACATTCGCCTGATGAGCGATGCCAACTTTCGCAGCTTCAAAAACGGCGGCCGTCACACCTACCATGGCGGCGCTTTTGACAAATTCCCGGCCAAAATCACCGCACCCAGCACCGGTTTCTGGAACATCACTCTGGACGTGGTCACGCGCCGCGCCATCAGCGTTACCCGCAAACCGGCGTTGTCCCACAAGATTCGCATCGTTCGCCGCACCAGCTCCAAACTGAGCTGA
- a CDS encoding fimbrial protein produces the protein MKSHNVKILGALLLASVGEVQALEDDVEGMSGMLNISGSMHETPCSLEMTSLHQTIDLGVVSTSHLQQPGDQASPIAFQLRFSDCQRKAGGIRNERTGNLVWSAFQPVVSVAFLAPADDDDARLVKVQGITGMGLHLTDALGRDVQLGSRGEPLFLPLGSNTQTWKVQPTRTSAQLTSGAFRAVVDFRLNYE, from the coding sequence ATGAAGTCGCACAACGTGAAGATCCTGGGCGCACTGCTGCTGGCCTCAGTTGGAGAGGTTCAGGCGCTAGAGGATGATGTCGAGGGCATGAGCGGCATGTTGAACATCAGCGGTTCCATGCACGAAACCCCGTGCAGCCTGGAAATGACATCGCTGCATCAAACCATTGATCTGGGTGTGGTCTCGACCAGCCACTTGCAACAGCCAGGGGATCAAGCCAGCCCGATCGCTTTTCAATTGCGGTTTTCCGATTGCCAACGCAAAGCCGGTGGAATTCGCAACGAGCGTACCGGGAACCTGGTATGGAGCGCGTTCCAGCCGGTGGTGTCGGTAGCTTTTTTGGCGCCCGCCGATGACGACGATGCACGGCTGGTCAAGGTGCAAGGCATTACCGGCATGGGCCTGCACCTGACCGATGCGTTGGGGCGTGATGTTCAACTGGGCTCAAGGGGCGAACCGCTGTTTCTGCCTCTAGGCAGCAACACCCAGACCTGGAAAGTCCAGCCCACGCGCACCTCGGCTCAATTGACCAGCGGGGCATTTCGGGCCGTGGTCGATTTCAGGCTCAATTATGAGTAA
- a CDS encoding fimbrial protein, which translates to MKYLYGSMLLLALIGVTTTAQAVDCRVNGGPWQNGNPNLSVPVKVSLTADRSRIMLEGARLECRFTPDGGPGWREDYWTSGSAAGTPWTPGPKFGNERAGLRINGAFYNTPVPAGIRIITIPNNTAFYPIDVTPFILMRNDPTNPIDVRVGDNLGLLRLTSSNNYDGTRPQLTVTYTASNNFTVNPSTCTINNNNPIEINFGNVHQRAIGTDPLTTAIRANRRLTYSCPDGGITVPITITYKGTPSAFDSRLLRMTNGDVGTAMVRAGAAVQVNGSFRTQITNSTGADDVTFSLVRRNGSLPAAGAISGSGVLVMGVP; encoded by the coding sequence ATGAAGTACCTTTATGGAAGCATGTTACTTCTTGCCCTTATAGGCGTGACAACGACCGCCCAGGCGGTGGATTGTCGCGTCAACGGCGGCCCCTGGCAAAATGGCAACCCCAACCTGAGCGTTCCTGTGAAAGTCAGCCTGACCGCAGATCGCTCCCGGATCATGCTCGAAGGAGCAAGGCTGGAATGCCGATTCACCCCGGATGGCGGCCCGGGCTGGCGCGAAGACTATTGGACATCCGGAAGCGCAGCCGGCACACCCTGGACCCCGGGGCCGAAATTCGGCAACGAAAGGGCCGGTTTGCGAATCAACGGTGCGTTCTACAACACGCCCGTTCCGGCCGGGATACGGATCATCACCATCCCCAACAACACTGCGTTCTATCCGATCGATGTCACCCCCTTCATCTTGATGCGCAACGATCCGACCAATCCCATCGATGTCAGGGTCGGAGACAACCTGGGTTTGTTACGCCTCACCAGTTCAAACAATTATGACGGCACCCGACCACAGCTCACGGTGACCTACACCGCCTCAAACAACTTTACCGTCAACCCTTCAACCTGCACGATCAACAATAACAATCCGATCGAAATCAACTTCGGAAACGTCCATCAACGGGCAATAGGAACGGATCCGTTGACGACAGCCATTCGCGCCAACCGCCGACTCACCTATTCGTGCCCGGACGGCGGCATCACCGTGCCCATTACCATTACCTACAAAGGCACGCCCTCCGCCTTTGACTCACGCCTGTTGCGCATGACCAACGGGGATGTCGGCACGGCGATGGTGCGTGCCGGTGCCGCCGTTCAAGTCAACGGTTCGTTCCGAACCCAGATCACCAACAGCACTGGCGCAGACGACGTGACGTTTTCGCTGGTTCGTCGCAACGGCTCCCTGCCCGCTGCCGGGGCTATCAGTGGCAGCGGTGTGCTGGTGATGGGCGTGCCGTAA
- a CDS encoding fimbrial protein, producing MKRWQQRALLAMCSLGLCSGVSANLTFSGTLNEPPPCTIDAGNTIEVDFGDVGVKRVDGVKYRRGVGYTISCGPATLPWELKLSINGTAAAFDGAAVQTSVPALGIRLFQNSVPFRLNTPLDISLSSPPVLEVVPVKQPGAVLLPARFTAVATLLAEYE from the coding sequence ATGAAACGTTGGCAGCAGCGAGCATTGCTCGCCATGTGCTCCCTCGGCCTGTGCAGCGGTGTATCCGCCAACCTGACATTCAGCGGAACACTCAACGAGCCTCCGCCCTGCACCATCGATGCGGGCAATACGATTGAAGTCGACTTCGGTGACGTCGGGGTAAAACGGGTGGACGGTGTGAAATACCGCCGAGGCGTCGGCTACACCATCAGCTGTGGCCCGGCCACCCTGCCCTGGGAACTGAAACTGAGTATTAACGGCACCGCTGCAGCCTTTGACGGCGCAGCCGTGCAAACCAGTGTGCCGGCTTTAGGCATTCGCCTATTTCAAAACAGCGTGCCGTTTCGACTGAATACGCCCCTGGACATCAGCTTGTCGTCACCGCCGGTATTGGAAGTCGTGCCCGTCAAACAGCCAGGCGCAGTGTTGCTCCCCGCGAGGTTCACCGCGGTGGCCACGCTGTTGGCTGAATACGAGTAG
- the ada gene encoding bifunctional DNA-binding transcriptional regulator/O6-methylguanine-DNA methyltransferase Ada produces MNNESDPRWAAIVARDAKADTLFVYGVKTTGVYCRPSSASRLPRPENIEFFDSPAQAEAAGYRPSKRAAGDQTQLAAHHAQLVASACRQIEQAETPPHLEELARTAGLSPFHFHRVFKSVTGLTPKGYASGLRSRKVRDGLKSAHSVTDALYDAGFNSNSRFYESAEQLLGMKPRDYKAGGANSEIRFAVGQCSLGAILVAQSQKGICAILMGDDPNALLHDLQDQFPKAEWVGADRDFEQLVAQVVGFIEAPAIGLDLPLDLRGTAFQERVWQALRDIPVGSTASYAQIAERIGAPKSFRAVAQACGANSLAVAIPCHRVVRSDGELSGYRWGVERKRQLLERETNG; encoded by the coding sequence GTGAACAATGAATCCGATCCCCGCTGGGCCGCCATCGTCGCCCGCGATGCCAAGGCCGACACTTTGTTTGTGTATGGCGTGAAAACCACCGGCGTTTACTGCCGCCCCAGCAGCGCCTCACGCTTGCCACGCCCGGAAAATATCGAGTTTTTCGACAGCCCCGCACAGGCCGAGGCCGCCGGTTACCGGCCCAGCAAACGTGCCGCCGGCGATCAGACGCAGTTGGCTGCACACCATGCACAGCTGGTGGCCAGCGCCTGCCGCCAAATCGAACAGGCCGAGACGCCGCCCCATTTGGAAGAACTCGCGCGCACGGCCGGGTTGAGCCCGTTCCACTTTCATCGCGTGTTCAAGTCCGTGACCGGCCTGACGCCCAAGGGCTACGCCAGCGGCCTTCGCTCGCGCAAGGTGCGTGACGGCCTCAAGAGCGCACATTCGGTAACGGACGCCCTGTATGACGCAGGCTTTAACTCCAACAGCCGCTTTTACGAGTCCGCAGAACAATTGCTCGGCATGAAACCACGCGATTACAAAGCCGGCGGCGCAAACAGTGAGATCCGCTTCGCCGTGGGTCAATGTTCATTGGGTGCAATCCTGGTGGCGCAGAGTCAAAAAGGCATCTGCGCCATTTTGATGGGCGATGACCCGAACGCCTTGTTGCATGATCTGCAGGACCAATTCCCCAAAGCCGAATGGGTTGGGGCAGACCGGGATTTCGAACAGTTGGTCGCCCAGGTTGTAGGCTTTATCGAAGCGCCCGCCATAGGCCTGGATTTGCCCTTGGATCTGCGCGGAACAGCCTTTCAAGAAAGGGTGTGGCAGGCGCTGCGCGACATTCCCGTGGGCAGCACCGCCAGTTACGCGCAGATTGCCGAGCGCATCGGCGCACCCAAATCCTTTCGGGCCGTGGCCCAGGCCTGCGGGGCCAACAGCCTGGCGGTGGCGATTCCCTGCCACCGGGTGGTTCGCAGCGATGGCGAACTGTCGGGCTACCGCTGGGGCGTGGAGCGCAAGCGGCAGTTGCTGGAACGGGAAACCAATGGTTAA
- a CDS encoding GyrI-like domain-containing protein, whose protein sequence is MPTIKEQTVAAIRVSGLKVRTRNADEMQASSAKIGPMWQQFFGEEIYAKIPGKQAESPVYGVYSGYESDAHGLFDVTAGVSTHAPAQGFESLVIEPGRYLVFEASGPMPDAIIQAWQRVWAYFEQPDVETRAFVTDFELYQADNQAEVYIGIR, encoded by the coding sequence TTGCCAACCATCAAGGAACAAACCGTGGCGGCGATCCGGGTGTCCGGGTTGAAGGTGCGTACGCGCAATGCCGACGAGATGCAGGCGTCGAGCGCGAAAATCGGCCCGATGTGGCAGCAGTTTTTCGGTGAGGAGATTTACGCGAAGATCCCCGGCAAGCAGGCCGAATCACCGGTTTACGGGGTTTACAGCGGTTATGAATCCGACGCCCATGGGCTGTTTGATGTCACCGCCGGTGTTTCGACCCATGCCCCGGCGCAAGGCTTTGAAAGCCTGGTGATCGAGCCCGGGCGTTACCTGGTGTTTGAGGCCAGCGGGCCGATGCCGGACGCAATCATCCAGGCCTGGCAGCGGGTCTGGGCGTATTTTGAACAGCCGGATGTGGAAACGCGTGCGTTTGTCACCGATTTTGAGCTGTACCAGGCAGACAACCAGGCCGAGGTGTATATCGGCATCCGTTAA
- a CDS encoding fimbrial protein: MRQQTVERNWTGAWLVALLAASLAPAAQAADNLSFKGNLVEQACTIRPGDEAITFELWDVTSKHLYINTRTQGRAFKLHLEACDTTISDAVIITLGGRENGALPGLFALDGGSSATGIGLGIETPDNKPLPVNTASDEQKLSNGSNVIELKAYVQGEPDAIRDQTIGHGSYTVTSTFTLDYP; encoded by the coding sequence ATGCGACAGCAAACAGTTGAAAGGAATTGGACCGGTGCCTGGCTGGTGGCGCTACTGGCAGCCAGCCTCGCCCCAGCAGCACAGGCAGCGGACAACCTCAGCTTCAAGGGCAACCTGGTTGAGCAGGCCTGCACCATTCGCCCCGGTGACGAGGCGATTACGTTTGAGCTCTGGGACGTGACCAGCAAGCATCTCTACATCAACACTCGAACTCAGGGCCGGGCATTCAAACTGCACCTGGAAGCCTGCGATACCACAATCAGCGATGCGGTCATCATCACACTGGGCGGCCGGGAAAACGGCGCATTGCCCGGCTTGTTTGCACTGGATGGAGGCAGCAGCGCTACCGGCATCGGGCTGGGGATCGAAACGCCCGATAACAAGCCCTTGCCCGTCAATACCGCCAGCGACGAACAAAAGTTGAGCAATGGCAGCAACGTCATTGAACTCAAGGCCTATGTGCAGGGCGAACCGGATGCGATCCGGGACCAAACCATCGGGCACGGCAGCTACACGGTGACCTCGACTTTTACGCTGGACTATCCCTGA
- a CDS encoding fimbria/pilus periplasmic chaperone — MTLNTRLTLPTFTLLLLGLSQNGYAAVGLDRTRVVFDGAKEATSVNITNNNTQLPYLAQGWIEDEDGAKITSPLIVLPPVQRLEPGKQSQLKVQALPAAKSLPQDRETVYYFNLREIPPRSDKPNTLQIALQTRIKLFYRPQAIAPSQQDLSNPWQEKLTLTLDGERYQVNNPTPYYVTLVDARSAKEGKTVAGFEPLMIPPKASLTLGPTAKALGATPHLAYVNDYGGRPLMAFTCSHNTCKVSAQASTPNK, encoded by the coding sequence ATGACACTCAACACTCGCCTCACACTCCCGACCTTCACGCTGCTGCTTTTAGGCTTGAGCCAGAACGGCTACGCCGCCGTCGGCCTGGACCGCACCCGTGTGGTTTTTGATGGCGCAAAAGAAGCCACCAGCGTGAATATCACCAACAACAACACTCAACTGCCGTATTTGGCTCAAGGCTGGATTGAGGATGAAGACGGCGCAAAAATCACCTCTCCCCTCATCGTGCTACCCCCCGTGCAACGCCTGGAGCCCGGAAAACAAAGCCAGTTGAAGGTGCAGGCTTTACCGGCGGCCAAGTCGTTACCGCAGGATCGGGAGACGGTCTACTACTTCAACCTGCGGGAAATCCCGCCACGCAGCGACAAGCCCAATACCCTGCAAATTGCGCTGCAAACCCGGATCAAGTTGTTCTACCGGCCGCAGGCTATAGCGCCAAGCCAGCAAGACCTGTCCAACCCCTGGCAGGAAAAGCTGACGCTGACCCTTGATGGCGAGCGCTACCAGGTGAACAACCCGACGCCCTACTACGTCACTCTGGTGGATGCGCGCAGCGCCAAAGAAGGCAAAACCGTAGCAGGCTTCGAGCCGCTGATGATCCCGCCCAAAGCCTCGCTGACGTTGGGGCCTACCGCCAAGGCGCTCGGCGCAACCCCGCATTTGGCCTACGTGAACGACTATGGCGGACGCCCGTTGATGGCTTTCACCTGCAGTCACAACACCTGCAAGGTCAGCGCCCAAGCCTCAACGCCCAACAAGTAG
- a CDS encoding fimbrial protein, with amino-acid sequence MAKSTGSRAILLGGGLLWAASQGALAETSLTIRAVIIAPPPCVINSGSTLDVPFGNDLLTSRVDGVNYRRSVPYTVTCDSPFSNALTLELKGTGAAFDSAVLMTRKADLGVKLFVNGADWPLNRAVNFTYPNFPVVQAVPVKRAGSKLTGGAFDAAATLVVEYQ; translated from the coding sequence ATGGCGAAGTCAACCGGCTCCCGAGCCATTCTTTTAGGGGGCGGCCTGTTGTGGGCTGCAAGCCAGGGTGCACTGGCTGAGACCAGTCTGACCATCCGCGCAGTCATCATTGCGCCCCCGCCGTGCGTCATCAACAGCGGTTCCACACTGGACGTACCGTTCGGAAATGACCTGCTGACGTCGCGGGTAGACGGCGTCAATTATCGTCGCAGCGTGCCGTACACCGTCACATGCGACTCGCCGTTCAGCAACGCTTTGACGCTGGAGCTCAAGGGCACGGGCGCAGCGTTTGACAGTGCCGTGCTCATGACGCGCAAAGCCGACCTGGGGGTAAAACTCTTCGTCAATGGTGCTGACTGGCCCCTGAATCGGGCCGTGAATTTTACCTATCCGAACTTCCCGGTGGTGCAAGCGGTACCGGTCAAACGCGCAGGCAGCAAGCTGACGGGAGGGGCATTTGATGCGGCCGCCACGCTGGTGGTCGAATATCAATGA
- a CDS encoding fimbrial protein has translation MKPLYASMMLLALMGMTTLAQAVDCRVNGGPWQNGNPNLSVPVKVTLTADRSRIMLEGARLECRFTPDGGPGWREDYWTTGSIAGTPWTPGPKFGNERAGLRINGAFYNTPVPTGIRIITIPNNTAFYPIDVTPYILMRNTPSNPIDIRIGDQLGFLRMTATNNYDTQIAYLTVTYTAANNFTVSPSTCAINNNNPIVIDFSTVHQRAIGTDPLTSSIRSNRRLNYSCPDGGITTPITITYKGTPSLFDSRLLSMSNPDVGTAMIRAGSAVQVNGKFLTQITNSTGGDDVTFSLVRRNGSLPAAGAVSGSGVLVMGVP, from the coding sequence ATGAAACCACTCTATGCAAGCATGATGCTTCTCGCCCTCATGGGAATGACTACCCTTGCCCAGGCGGTGGATTGCCGCGTCAACGGCGGCCCCTGGCAAAATGGCAACCCCAACCTGAGCGTTCCTGTGAAGGTTACCCTGACCGCAGATCGCTCCCGAATCATGCTCGAAGGAGCAAGGCTGGAATGCCGATTTACCCCGGATGGCGGACCGGGCTGGCGTGAAGACTATTGGACAACCGGAAGCATTGCAGGCACTCCCTGGACCCCCGGGCCGAAATTCGGCAACGAAAGGGCCGGTTTGCGAATCAACGGTGCGTTCTACAACACGCCCGTTCCGACCGGGATACGGATCATCACCATCCCCAACAACACTGCGTTCTATCCGATCGATGTCACGCCTTATATTTTGATGCGAAATACCCCCTCCAACCCAATTGATATTCGAATAGGAGATCAACTTGGATTTTTACGCATGACGGCCACCAACAACTACGACACGCAAATTGCGTACTTGACGGTGACCTATACCGCCGCTAACAACTTCACCGTTTCCCCTTCAACGTGCGCGATCAATAACAACAACCCGATCGTGATTGATTTCAGTACCGTCCACCAACGCGCAATAGGCACCGACCCGCTGACCAGTTCCATTCGTAGCAATCGCAGGCTTAACTACTCCTGCCCGGATGGCGGAATTACCACTCCCATCACGATCACCTATAAAGGCACACCCTCCTTGTTTGATTCCCGGCTGTTGAGCATGTCCAATCCAGACGTCGGCACGGCCATGATCCGTGCAGGCTCTGCGGTTCAGGTCAACGGTAAATTTCTGACCCAGATCACCAACAGTACAGGGGGCGACGATGTGACGTTTTCGCTGGTTCGGCGCAACGGCTCCCTGCCTGCCGCCGGCGCTGTCAGCGGCAGCGGCGTGCTGGTTATGGGCGTGCCGTAA
- a CDS encoding CGNR zinc finger domain-containing protein, translating into MTTPITPPAPLEPYVLADDPVLDMLNTLANVDNVPWDFWKTDADVERWLVRLEWTKEGSVPAFEEGELLGAARTLREVVRELVAARKAGEPGNPAALNGFLRKAVSHPQLVWPTSGAPQLERQRKQQTAEQFLSPIAEAAANLLVAGDFSLIRRCEHPECILWFYDRTKAHKRRWCSMALCGNRHKVAEFRKRKLKL; encoded by the coding sequence ATGACCACGCCCATCACCCCACCCGCGCCGCTGGAACCCTATGTACTGGCCGATGACCCGGTGCTCGACATGCTCAACACCCTGGCGAATGTCGACAATGTGCCGTGGGATTTCTGGAAAACCGACGCGGATGTCGAACGCTGGCTGGTTCGTCTGGAGTGGACGAAGGAGGGCAGTGTTCCAGCGTTCGAAGAAGGCGAGTTGCTCGGCGCTGCCCGGACGCTGCGTGAAGTGGTGCGCGAACTGGTGGCCGCACGCAAGGCCGGAGAGCCTGGCAACCCTGCAGCACTTAACGGTTTTTTGCGCAAAGCGGTCAGCCACCCGCAATTGGTGTGGCCGACATCTGGCGCACCTCAACTGGAGCGTCAGCGCAAACAGCAGACCGCCGAACAATTTTTGTCGCCGATTGCCGAAGCAGCGGCTAATTTATTGGTGGCCGGGGATTTCAGCTTGATTCGCCGCTGCGAACACCCGGAATGCATCCTGTGGTTTTATGACCGGACCAAGGCCCACAAGCGCCGCTGGTGCAGCATGGCGCTGTGCGGCAACCGGCATAAGGTCGCCGAATTTCGAAAACGCAAACTGAAGCTTTAA
- a CDS encoding alpha/beta fold hydrolase — protein sequence MSAQAPVVRYHHVNVDGVNMFYREAGDPAAPVMLLLHGFPSSSHMYRDLIPLLATRFRVIAPDLPGFGFTEVPAERNYHYSFDHLAITVGHFVDALKLTRYALYVFDYGAPVGLRLAVAHPERVSALVSQNGNAYLEGLGDAWAPIRTYWADPSQANREVIRNAVISLEGTRYQYLHGVSQPELVAPESYMLDVLLMQRPGNDEIQLDLFLDYRNNLTLYPAFQAFFKTTEVPTLVIWGQNDPFFIPPGALAYKNHNPNAVVELLDTGHFALETHAAHIAERIHAVLGTAIN from the coding sequence ATGTCTGCCCAAGCTCCAGTCGTTCGCTACCACCACGTCAATGTTGATGGCGTGAACATGTTTTACCGTGAGGCCGGCGACCCTGCGGCGCCCGTCATGTTGCTGTTGCATGGTTTCCCCAGCTCTTCGCACATGTACCGCGACCTGATCCCGCTGCTGGCGACGCGCTTTCGGGTTATTGCCCCGGATTTACCGGGTTTCGGCTTCACTGAAGTGCCTGCCGAGCGCAATTACCACTACAGCTTCGATCACCTGGCGATCACCGTCGGGCATTTTGTCGATGCACTGAAGCTCACACGCTACGCGCTGTATGTTTTCGATTACGGCGCGCCAGTGGGCTTGCGCCTGGCGGTGGCCCATCCGGAGCGCGTCAGTGCGCTGGTCTCGCAGAACGGCAATGCCTACCTGGAAGGGTTGGGCGATGCCTGGGCGCCGATCCGCACTTACTGGGCCGACCCAAGCCAGGCCAACCGCGAAGTCATCCGCAATGCTGTGATCAGCCTGGAAGGCACGCGCTATCAATACTTGCACGGAGTGAGCCAGCCAGAGCTGGTTGCGCCGGAGTCCTACATGCTCGATGTGCTGCTGATGCAGCGCCCCGGCAATGACGAAATCCAGCTCGACCTGTTCCTTGACTACCGCAACAACCTCACGCTCTACCCGGCATTCCAGGCGTTCTTCAAAACCACTGAGGTCCCCACGCTGGTGATCTGGGGCCAAAACGACCCGTTCTTCATTCCACCTGGCGCCCTCGCCTATAAAAACCACAACCCGAACGCGGTGGTCGAATTGCTGGACACGGGCCACTTCGCCCTGGAAACCCACGCCGCCCACATCGCCGAACGCATTCATGCCGTGCTCGGTACGGCAATCAACTGA